ATCAATAGTTTTGTATATTTTATTTTTACGCATCAATTAAATACTCTTTTCTTTTTTAGGAAATAAAATTGATAAAATAATACTTATAATTATTATAAAAAGAATAACACATAATGAATGTACGGTATTAAAGCCCACTTCCTTCAGCCAATGATTAAAAATCATTTTCAGCCCTACAAAAGTAAGAAGAACAGATAATCCGTGTTTAAGATAATAAAATTTGCCTATAATATTTATTATAAGAAAAAACAGTGAACGTAATCCGATTATTGCAAAAATATTTGAAAAGAAAACTATATATGGGTCTTTAGTAACCGAAAAAATTGCAGGTATCGAGTCAACAGCAAAAATAATATCGGAAAATTCAATAACTAAAAGTGTCAGGAACAAAGGGGTAATAAATAACTTTTCGTTTTTTCTTATAAAAAAATTTTGCCCCACAAAGCGTGGAAATACAGAAAAATATTTTGATGCGAATTTAACTACCGGATGTTTCTGAGTTTTGATTTTTTCTTTTTTATTTCTCGAAATAAACATCCTGACTCCCGTGTAAATCAATAGCAATCCGAATAAATAAAGAATCCATGAAAATTTCTGAATTAAGGCAGAACTTAAAAAAATAAAAATAAACCGCAGCACTATTGCTCCTGCAATTCCATATAACAAAACACGTTTGTAGCATTTGCGATTAACTCCGAAAGAGTAAAAAATAAGTATTATAACAAATATATTATCTACCGACAATGCATACTCTATTAAATAACCGGTTATGAATTCGAGTGAAAGATTATTTCTGTATAGCTGCAGATTTTCAGAAAAATTATTATTACTTAAAGTAATCGGATGAAGATATTTTTCGGTAAGATTTCTTATGTCTTCCGTGCTGTTTACATCATGCATCCAGTTGCCTTTGAACTTCAGAAAAACATAAAAAACCAATGCAAGTGAAATCCAAATAACACACCATATAAGCGATTCTCTGAATGATAAAGCATGACTTTTTTTGCTGAATATACCAAGGTCGAGCAAAAGAATAAAAACTATTGCAATTAAGAAAATCGAGAAAAATGAAATTTCATTTAAAAACATGAGTAAAATTTTAATGACTTTATGACTTCTGCTTGTGGGTAATCAAAATTTACCACAGATTCACAGATTATCTATAAAGTTAATAAGTAGCCACAAATTTAAAAATATAATTTGATTTTAATAGTTCTATGATATTTTGTATAGTAAAAATAAAAACGCCACAGATAACAATAAAAATAATGACTAATGACTATTTGCCATTAACTTGAAGTACTCGAAGTACTTTAAGTGAATCTGTGTGATTTTTTATGAAAGCGACTGTGTGATTTTTGAAGATTCTTCAATCACTTTTTCATATTCGGCAGGTGAAAGGTCATTATAAAAATATTGAACCGGATTTATTCTTTTTCCGCTCTTCCATACTTCATAATGCAAATGCGGTGCTGTGGAAATACCGGTACTCCCAACGTATCCAATTAACTGACCTCTTTTAACCTTTTGTCCGTGATGAACCACCATTCTGCTCATGTGTCCGTAAAGCGTTTCGTAGCCGAAATTGTGATTTATTACGCAAACTATACCATAACCGCTGAGATTTTTACTTGGGGATTCAACTGTACCGTCGCCGGTAGCAAATATTGTTATTCCTCTTGATGCAATAATGTCAATACCTGAATGCATTTGCAATGTTTTATAAATAGGATGAATTCTGTATCCAAAGCCGGAAGCAATTTGCCTTGCTCCGTTTTTAATGGGAACTATTGCAGGAATTGAAGCAAATCTTATTTCTTTTTCTTTTGCCATTTTATAAACTTCATCAAAGGACTTGGATTGAATATAAAGCTGACGCGAAATTTTATCAATATTTTTCATTGATTCCAAAACAAGTTGCGAATTATCATAATCCTCAAGTTCAGCATATCGGTTCACACCGCCGTATCCTGCTTTTCTAACGCTTTCGGATATCGGTTCCGCTTCAAATATTAACCGGTAAATATTATTGTCCCTGTTTTCAATATCATCAAGCACAACCGAGAGTTTGTTCAAACGTTCGTTTAATATTACATATTTTGATTTATACAAATTCAGTTCTCTCTCAAGAATTCTTTCCTTAGGTGAATCAACAACATTATATAAAACAACAAGTGTAAGGGTTGAAAAAACAATACCTGAAGCTAAAAAAGAAAATATTTTTAAAAATTTTTCTTTTAAAGTTGTTTTAACCTTTTCGTAAGAAAGCGACTTTGTATTAAAATGATACCTGACCTTAGCCATTAAATCTAATAATATTTACGATTCGTTATTTGACAAAAATATGGATAAAAAAATGAAATTTCAACTTTTTTATAAAATATCTGTGGTTTACAGTTTTAAAGCCAATAGTTACCAGCCAATTATTGACAACAACTTCAAACTATTTTAATATCAAAGTTTTTTTATTATATTTGAAATATATTTATTTTTTTATGTTCAGAAATTTTATTTTAAGTATAGTTTTATTATTTTCTTTCACTTTATCAAAAGCTCAAAGCATAGAACTTTATGATTCCACAGGACTTTTAGTAAACGGTGCAATAATTGATTTTATTGGCGATACATCATACACTTCCCATATATTCGTAAAAAACATCACATCAAGTTCGATTTTAGTTAAAGTTAAAAAAGTGGAACTAAGCTTAATCTCCGGCTCATATAACACTTTCTGCTGGACAGCATGCTATGATAGTTCAATTCATGTTACAAAATTTGGAAAAACAATTCCTGCATACTTCACAGATTCATCAAGTTTTGAAGGATATTATTATCCACACAAAAATTATGGCACTTCAATAATAATGTATACTTTCTTTGTTGCCTCCGATTCTTCCGATTCTGTTGCAGTAATTGTTCATTACAATTCCTGTTTGAATCATATAAGTGAATTGAAAAATAATATTTATGTTTTCAAAATTAATCCTAATCCTGCTAATAGTTTCGTTGAAATTAATCACTCGTTACCAAATGAATTTGAAAATACTTCTTTCATTTTGCGTGATATTCTTGGTAAAGAAATAAAATCTTTCAGAATTCCCGACAAAAAGGGAACAATAACTTTGCAAACATCTTCACTTAATGACGGAATTTATTTTTGTACAATTGTTGAAGGAAATAATGCAATATTAACCCAAAAGCTTATTGTGAAGCACTAAGCTCTTCATTATTACTATCAATATCCGGCTCATCTTTAAGATTTTTCAGGTATTTCACGATTTTTATTATTAGAGAATTCATGCATACATTATCTCTGTTGTTAAGTGAAATTACCGTAATATTATCTTCAAATATTTTCAGATAATATGTTCTATAACCTCGCCACCAACCAAAATGATAAACTATTTTCCCGCCGTCAACAAATTTTAGCCGCCAACCGAAACCATATTCTTTTATACAATTTTTTCTCGAATTTTTATTCGGGAAAAATGCTTCCTTGAGCGTTGACTGTTTAACGAGTTTATCGGTACACAATGCACAATCGAACTTATATAAATCATCAACCGATGAATAAACGCCTTTATCGCCAACAATGTCATCTAGGTAATCATGAACTTCTTCACCATATCCTCTTTTCAAACGTGTGTATCCGATTGCATAATTTTTTATCGAACTAAATTTTGATTTATTATAAACAAAAGAATTATTCATTTCCAGAACATCAAAAATATTTTTTTTTACAAACTCGCCAAAAGATTGTTTCGAAACCTTCTCAACCAGCAACGCCAGTATTGCGTAGTTCGTATTGCAGTATTTGAATCTTTTTTCGGGTTTAAACTCAAGTTCGATATTATTTTCAGCAAATAGTTTCATAATATCGTTGTTTGAAAAATCAAGATTTCTGTCCCTGTTATTTTCAGCAACGTAAATATAATTCTGCAAGCCGGAACGATGATTCAGCAGGTCTCTCACAGTTACTCCGTCGTAAGGAAAATCACGGATATATTTTTTTATATCATCATCATAATTTATTTTTTTACGTTCTTCAAGCATCATCACGGCAATTGCCGTAAAAATCTTTGAAACCGATGCTAACTGAAAAGAAGTTCGTGTATTTAATTTTTCTTTTTTTCTGAACTCTGTATTTCCAAATGCATTTTTATAAATAACATGCCCGTTTTCTGCAATTAAAATTGCTCCGTTAAATACTTTTTTTTCATAATTGCTTTCAAGCAAACTATCGAGCCATTTTGCTTTATTTAAATCCGAAAAAGATTTTATGTGATTTCTTAATTTGCTTTCGGCAATATTAATTTTTTTCGCTTTAGCATCGGTTGATTTGTTTTGCGGATTGTTGCAGGAAAATATTATAAGTAATAAAATAAAAATAAAGTTTCTGTTTGTAATTAATTTAATCTGCGTTGTTCGTAAAAAATGTTTGTAGTTTGTGGTTTTTAGTTTGTAGTTAATTTGCATTTTTCTCATAGCTCGTGGCTCACAGCTTTTATTGTATTACTATATTTGGTTGGATAATCACATTGCATTCTTCAATTTCACTTTTAGTTACTGTTTTCTCCGAAGAACAAAAGTCCGCTTAAAATAAGTTTTGTATAAATTATTGTATTTAAAAAATATTTATCATTATCACCAAGATGGATTTTTTTATAACTGAAATTAGCTCCTACATTTAAAAATAATTTTTTATTTAATATCATTTCCAGACCAGTGCCTGCAAATAGTCCAAATCCTATTCCGCCCTGACTTATATTGTAATATGCATTATTGTAACTTACAATGCTATATGTTAAACCTTCAATCTGAACTTCTGATTTCAACACTTTAACATTATTCATATTTACACCAAATTCAAAATATGGATTTATTTTTTTATTAGTAAATGTTTTTGAAATACCGAGATTCAAGTCCAACCTCTCTTCTTGTCCAATTATAGGATATTTTCTGATAACTGGCTCGGAAATTTGTGTGGAATGGTCGTCAACCACAATTGTAATATAATCCGCAGCTTTTAATTTCGAATAATATGATTCTAAAAAAAAAGAAATTTGATTTTTAAAAATCTTCCTAATATGAAAACCCACGCTTATCGCCGCATCATATTTCATATTTTTTGGCAATGAATTTGTGTCAACAAAAAAATCTTTACCATCAAAATTTTGTCTTATTGCCTGATAATTATAAGGGGTTCCAATTATTGCCGCTTTAAGATTATTTACTCCACTACCATTATAAAAACCGGCAGTATTTTTATTTGCAAAATAAGAGCCAAAACTAACTCCCATGTAAAAGCCCGACAATTTCTGCGTTGTATCTTTTTTATTTATTCTTATATCAAAAGAAAAACAAAAATTTGCTTCAAATATAAAAACTGATAAAAGAAATATTATTGCTGATTTTCTTAACATGATTAATTTTTATAGAATACAAAAATAGAATTTAAAAGCTTTACTAAACTTTAAAAGTTTAGTTAGAGTTTGTCCATAATGTCCGATTTCTTCGTTATTCTCGTTTTAAAAACCAGTCATTTACTACAGTAAACTCCTGATTTTTAAAACTTCGAAAGCCTCGAACTCGAACATTCTGAACCAAACTCTCGACTTTATATACAGACACTAGTTAATCTATACCACAATATTCACAATCTTTCCCTGAACAATAATAATTTTTTTAGGTTGCTTACCTTCGAGCCATTTTTTTAATTCATCCTTTGCGAGGACTTCCTTTTCAATTTCTTCATTTGTTAATGATAGCGGTAATTCCATTTTAAACCGCAGTTTTCCGTTAACCGAAACCGGATATTCAAAATTATTTTCAACAAGATATTCCTCATTGAAAACGGGAAATTTTGTGTATGTTATGCTTTCTTTGTTTCCGAGTAAATGCCAAAACTCTTCGGCAATATGCGGTGCATAAGGCGAAAGTAAAATTGCTAAATCCTGCAAAATAGTTCTTTTATTACATTTCAAATCCGAAAGTTCATTAACACAAATCATAAAATTACTCACAGAAGTATTGAAAGAAAAGCGTTCAATATCGTCCTGAACTTTTTTAATTGTTTTATGAAGAACTTTAAATTCGGCTTTTGTCGGCTGTTCATCTGATACAAAAAATTTATTTTCTTTATCGTGATATAAACGCCATAATTTTTTTATAAATCTAAAAACACCTTCAATTCCGTTCGTATCCCATGGTTTGTGTTGTTCTAACGGGCCCAAAAACATTTCATATAAACGTAATGTATCAGCTCCGTATTTTTCAACCAGATTATCGGGGTTTATGACATTATGTTTTGATTTTGACATTTTTTCAACAAGAGTTTCCATTTCAACAAAATTTTCATTAATAAAATCTGGAATCTTCTCATTTATTTTTAAACAATTAAACCAATATTCGATATTTTCTTTTGTCGGAATTTTAATTTCAGTACCAGAGTAATATTTTGGCTTATCTTTTAAAAGCTTTTTCAATCCTTCATTTGTTAAAATATATCTACCGTTAGTATATTCAACATACTCAACAGGAACATAATATTTTGTTGCCGTAAAAGTAAAATGATTTATTTTCCAAGATGTTGGTAAAATATAACTTAAATCGGGATTTATAATTGCTATATTAACAAGCATACTAACTCCTTGTATCATTCCCTGGTTAATCAATTTCTTAAACGGTTCATCTTTGCATACCAAGCCCAAATCGAATAAAAATTTATTCCAGAAGCGTGAATAAATTAAATGTCCTGTTGCATGTTCAGCACCGCCAATATATAAATCCACATTATGCCAATATTCATTTGCTTCTTTTGAAACAAGTTCATTTTTATTTTTCGTATCCATATACCTCAAGTAATACGCACTTGAGCCGGCAAAGCCGGGCATGGTGTTTGTTTCCAGAGGAAAACCTTCTTTTGTCTGCCAATTTTTAGCACGTGCAAGCGGCGGTTCACCTGTTTCAGTGGGTAAATATTTATCAACTTCGGGAAGCACAAGCGGCAATTCATTTTCATCGAGAGTATAAGGAATACCATCTTTGTAATAAACCGGAAATGGCTCGCCCCAATATCTTTGGCGGCTGAAAATTGCATCACGCAAACGATAATTTATTTGCCTTTCTCCTATTTTCATTTTTTCAACTTTGGCAATCACAGTTTGCATTGCATCTTTCACTTGCATACCATTTATAAAATCGGAATTTACAACAATGCCTTCTTTCGCTTCATATACTTCCTTTGAAATATCACCACCGGAAATCACTTCAATCGGAGCAATCTCAGGATATTTATTTTTAAAGAAATTTGCAAAAGCATAATCTCTGGCATCATGCCCCGGAACAGCCATTACAGCACCAGTTCCATAACCTAATAAACATAATCGGCAATCCATATCGGAATTTCTTTTCCCGAAAAAGGATGAATTGCGAATGCACCGGTAAATTCACCTGTAATCCTTTTTACATCCGCCATTCGTTCTCTGTCGGAACGGTTTTTTGATTCAATAATATATTTTTCTACTACATTTTTTTTATCGGCAGTTGTGATTTTTAACACAAGTTCATGCTCCGGAGCTATTGCCATATAAGTAACTCCGAAAATCGTATCGGGACGTGTTGTAAAAATCGGCAAAAGTTCTTTATGTCCTTTTAATTTAAAATTTATCAATGCTCCTTCCGATTTTCCGAGCCAGTTTCGCTGAACTTCTTTGATTGAATCACTCCAGTCAATTTCATCAAGACCTTTTAGTAATCTGTAGGCATAAGCTGTAATTCGCAGCAACCATTGTTTCATTGCTCTTCTTTCAACAGCATGCCCTCCGCGAACAGAAACACCTTCGGTTACTTCATCATTTGCCAATACTGTTCCAAGTGCGGGACACCAGTTTACCATTGTGTCTGCCAGATATGCCAAACGGTAGTTCATCAGCATTTCCTGTTGCTGTTTTTCGCTCATAGCTTTCCATTCAGATGCAGTGAATTTTTTCTCATCGCTGCAAGCAGCATAAACTTTGGTATTTCCGTGCAACTCAAATTCATTTATTAAATTTTCAATTAATTCAGCTTTTTCATTTTTTTTATTATACCACGATTTGAAAAGTTTTATAAAAACCCACTGTGTCCACTTGTAATATTCAGGGTCACAGGTTCTCACTTCCCTATCCCAGTCAAATGAAAATCCCAATTTATCAAGCTGTTCACGATAGCGTGCAATATTTTTTTCGGTAGTAATAGCAGGATGCTGACCGGTTTGTATGGCATATTGCTCTGCCGGCAAACCATAAGCATCATATCCCATGGGGTGAAGAACATTGTAACCTTTCAATCGCATGTAGCGCGAATAAATATCCGAAGCAATGTAACCAAGCGGATGACCAACATGCAAACCGGCTCCCGAAGGATAAGGAAACATATCCAAAACATAATATTTCGGGTTACCGGATTTATTTTCAGCTTTAAAAGTTCTATTTGTACTCCAGTATTTCTGCCACTTCTTTTCTATTTCATCGAAATTGTATTCCATAAAATCAGTAGTAAATATAAAGTATTAAGTCGTTAGAAATTAATATTGCAAATTTAGAAAAATTTCTTTTAAATAAAGTATAATCATATTGCGTTATATTCTTATAGCTCTTAACTATTTAGAGTTTGTCCAGAATGTCCGATTTCTTCGTTACTCTCTTTTATGGACAAGTACTATTTATAAACATTTTAATAAAACATAAAATTAATTTTAAAAAAAATCATTTTTTTCTTGCATATTTAAAAATAATGTTTTATTTTTGTCCTATAAGTTATATAGGATAAAAAGGATATAAATTTAAAATACTAAAGTCAAATCATTTGCAGAATTTATACAAATGGAATTAATCCAATATTTATATCATCTTAATATTATTTTAATTAAATTATTCTCTTAAAAAAATATTTTTCAGAATTAATAATACTAACTAAAATATATTCTAATGAAAAAGAAAATTTTAATAATAGATGATGATAAAGACCTTACACGGTCTTATCAGGTTATGATTGAAAACTCAGGTTTCGATGTAATAACTGCTCAAAACAGCAAAGAGGGTTT
This region of Bacteroidales bacterium genomic DNA includes:
- a CDS encoding serine hydrolase domain-containing protein, which gives rise to MRKMQINYKLKTTNYKHFLRTTQIKLITNRNFIFILLLIIFSCNNPQNKSTDAKAKKINIAESKLRNHIKSFSDLNKAKWLDSLLESNYEKKVFNGAILIAENGHVIYKNAFGNTEFRKKEKLNTRTSFQLASVSKIFTAIAVMMLEERKKINYDDDIKKYIRDFPYDGVTVRDLLNHRSGLQNYIYVAENNRDRNLDFSNNDIMKLFAENNIELEFKPEKRFKYCNTNYAILALLVEKVSKQSFGEFVKKNIFDVLEMNNSFVYNKSKFSSIKNYAIGYTRLKRGYGEEVHDYLDDIVGDKGVYSSVDDLYKFDCALCTDKLVKQSTLKEAFFPNKNSRKNCIKEYGFGWRLKFVDGGKIVYHFGWWRGYRTYYLKIFEDNITVISLNNRDNVCMNSLIIKIVKYLKNLKDEPDIDSNNEELSASQ
- a CDS encoding T9SS type A sorting domain-containing protein — encoded protein: MFRNFILSIVLLFSFTLSKAQSIELYDSTGLLVNGAIIDFIGDTSYTSHIFVKNITSSSILVKVKKVELSLISGSYNTFCWTACYDSSIHVTKFGKTIPAYFTDSSSFEGYYYPHKNYGTSIIMYTFFVASDSSDSVAVIVHYNSCLNHISELKNNIYVFKINPNPANSFVEINHSLPNEFENTSFILRDILGKEIKSFRIPDKKGTITLQTSSLNDGIYFCTIVEGNNAILTQKLIVKH
- a CDS encoding TerC/Alx family metal homeostasis membrane protein, with the translated sequence MFLNEISFFSIFLIAIVFILLLDLGIFSKKSHALSFRESLIWCVIWISLALVFYVFLKFKGNWMHDVNSTEDIRNLTEKYLHPITLSNNNFSENLQLYRNNLSLEFITGYLIEYALSVDNIFVIILIFYSFGVNRKCYKRVLLYGIAGAIVLRFIFIFLSSALIQKFSWILYLFGLLLIYTGVRMFISRNKKEKIKTQKHPVVKFASKYFSVFPRFVGQNFFIRKNEKLFITPLFLTLLVIEFSDIIFAVDSIPAIFSVTKDPYIVFFSNIFAIIGLRSLFFLIINIIGKFYYLKHGLSVLLTFVGLKMIFNHWLKEVGFNTVHSLCVILFIIIISIILSILFPKKEKSI
- a CDS encoding M23 family metallopeptidase, which translates into the protein MAKVRYHFNTKSLSYEKVKTTLKEKFLKIFSFLASGIVFSTLTLVVLYNVVDSPKERILERELNLYKSKYVILNERLNKLSVVLDDIENRDNNIYRLIFEAEPISESVRKAGYGGVNRYAELEDYDNSQLVLESMKNIDKISRQLYIQSKSFDEVYKMAKEKEIRFASIPAIVPIKNGARQIASGFGYRIHPIYKTLQMHSGIDIIASRGITIFATGDGTVESPSKNLSGYGIVCVINHNFGYETLYGHMSRMVVHHGQKVKRGQLIGYVGSTGISTAPHLHYEVWKSGKRINPVQYFYNDLSPAEYEKVIEESSKITQSLS